One genomic window of Monodelphis domestica isolate mMonDom1 chromosome 1, mMonDom1.pri, whole genome shotgun sequence includes the following:
- the BRD3OS gene encoding putative uncharacterized protein BRD3OS, which produces MNGRVPLAEKALSESYARLRYRDTSLLIWQQQQQKLESVPPGTYLSRSRSMWYSQYGNEAILVRDKNKLEVSRDTGRSKFCTIM; this is translated from the coding sequence ATGAATGGGCGAGTACCTCTAGCCGAGAAAGCTTTGTCTGAGAGCTATGCCCGGCTCCGTTACAGGGACACCTCCTTGCTTATCtggcagcaacagcagcaaaaGTTGGAATCTGTACCCCCTGGGACTTACTTGAGTAGGAGCCGGAGCATGTGGTACTCACAGTATGGAAATGAGGCCATATTAGTGAGAGACAAAAACAAACTTGAAGTCTCTCGGGATACTGGTCGGTCGAAATTTTGTACCATTATGTAA